A window from Aliamphritea hakodatensis encodes these proteins:
- a CDS encoding disulfide bond formation protein B — MSQKSVEMPGWWCLLLAWFIALIATLSAVFIGEVMGQMPCTLCWYQRIAMFPLVLILGLGSFRSDVNAVVYALPLVVLGAVFAFYHSLTYAGVIVGEIVPCGSGTSCSGTSMTIFGWLPLPYLALISFVVIACLLCLVIRKNK; from the coding sequence ATGTCTCAAAAATCTGTTGAAATGCCCGGGTGGTGGTGTCTGCTGCTGGCCTGGTTTATTGCGCTGATTGCAACGCTCAGTGCCGTATTTATTGGTGAAGTGATGGGGCAGATGCCATGTACGCTTTGCTGGTATCAGCGTATAGCCATGTTTCCGCTGGTCCTGATTCTGGGGCTGGGCAGCTTCAGGTCGGACGTTAATGCAGTGGTGTATGCACTGCCTTTGGTGGTGCTGGGGGCTGTTTTTGCGTTTTACCACTCTCTTACGTATGCCGGTGTTATTGTTGGGGAGATTGTACCCTGCGGGTCGGGAACGTCCTGCAGTGGCACTTCTATGACAATATTTGGCTGGCTGCCGTTACCCTATCTGGCGCTGATCAGCTTTGTGGTCATTGCCTGTTTGCTTTGTCTGGTTATCAGGAAGAATAAATAA
- a CDS encoding DsbA family protein has translation MSRSKIVILVSALALLAFVVAGYMWQQNQINSAQPVADTAALERPYSPSFGPASAKVTIVEFFDPACEACRAFYPFVKQIMAEYPQDVRLVLRYTTFHQGSDEVVRILEAARKQNLFKPVLEEILKRQPEWAVHGRPDISKAWAAAGFTGLNLAQAEKDANAITVTSLLKQEAADVKTMKVEKTPTFFVNGKALPSFGAQQLYDLVTAEVNR, from the coding sequence ATGAGTCGTTCCAAGATCGTCATACTTGTTTCAGCACTGGCCTTATTGGCGTTTGTCGTTGCTGGGTATATGTGGCAGCAAAATCAAATTAATTCCGCACAACCGGTTGCAGACACCGCCGCGTTAGAGCGACCGTATTCGCCGTCGTTCGGGCCTGCTAGTGCGAAAGTGACAATCGTAGAGTTTTTTGATCCGGCCTGTGAGGCCTGCCGGGCTTTTTATCCCTTTGTGAAGCAGATAATGGCTGAATATCCTCAGGATGTTCGTCTGGTACTTCGGTATACAACATTTCATCAGGGCTCCGATGAGGTTGTCCGTATTCTGGAAGCTGCCCGTAAACAGAATCTGTTTAAGCCGGTCCTGGAGGAAATCCTTAAACGTCAGCCTGAATGGGCAGTACACGGCAGGCCTGATATCAGTAAGGCATGGGCGGCAGCTGGATTTACCGGTCTGAACCTTGCTCAGGCAGAAAAAGATGCCAATGCAATTACTGTAACGTCCTTACTGAAGCAGGAAGCAGCGGATGTGAAAACCATGAAAGTCGAAAAAACACCGACCTTCTTTGTTAATGGTAAAGCCCTGCCCAGCTTTGGTGCACAGCAGCTCTATGATTTAGTAACTGCTGAAGTAAACCGTTAA
- the purE gene encoding 5-(carboxyamino)imidazole ribonucleotide mutase — translation MSNVTVSIIMGSQSDWPTMELATIPLKELGVEFETQVVSAHRTPDRLHQFASEAHTRGIQVIIAGAGGAAHLAGMAAAMTHLPVIAVPVASKYMKGMDSLMSMVQMPKGVAVACQAIGEAGGYNAGLMAAQMLALQDEALSTRLQAWRKNQTDSVPLEVC, via the coding sequence ATGAGCAATGTGACAGTAAGCATCATTATGGGATCACAGTCCGACTGGCCGACCATGGAGCTGGCTACTATACCCCTGAAAGAACTGGGGGTGGAATTTGAAACTCAGGTGGTTTCTGCTCACCGTACACCGGATCGTCTGCATCAGTTTGCCAGCGAAGCACACACCCGTGGTATTCAGGTAATCATTGCCGGTGCAGGCGGTGCTGCTCACCTTGCGGGTATGGCTGCTGCAATGACGCATTTGCCGGTTATTGCCGTACCGGTCGCAAGTAAATACATGAAAGGTATGGATAGCCTGATGTCTATGGTTCAGATGCCTAAAGGTGTTGCTGTTGCCTGTCAGGCAATCGGTGAAGCTGGCGGCTATAATGCCGGTCTGATGGCGGCGCAGATGCTTGCTCTGCAGGACGAGGCTCTCAGTACCCGACTGCAGGCCTGGCGTAAGAATCAGACTGACAGTGTGCCACTGGAGGTGTGTTAA
- a CDS encoding 5-(carboxyamino)imidazole ribonucleotide synthase produces the protein MHIAIVGCGQLARMMALAGWPMGYRFTFLAGAGENTTCVKGLGDIVDLTDDMTGDALFTALGEPDVVTVEREHVDTALLKTLVPHCAVYPQPEAIEVCQHRGREKTFLNSLGIPTANFRVANSNDALQAAIDEMGTPVLIKSCEEGYDGRGQWLIETSQQLTDLLNSDTVLPEVVVEGFVKFEREVSLVAARSPNGDISCYPLAENHHSGGILLSSVAPAPALTDEMTAQAKEIADAIFNKLNYVGVLAIELFVSDGKLIVNELAPRVHNSGHWTQIAGICTQFENHMRAITSVGLGTTEPTGHSAMVNLLGCDPTPEMVDMSNVQLHKYNKSLRPNRKVGHLNLRHNSLDELQQQVETFKQALYG, from the coding sequence ATGCATATTGCAATTGTAGGCTGTGGGCAGCTGGCGCGAATGATGGCGCTGGCAGGCTGGCCAATGGGTTACCGTTTTACATTTCTGGCCGGTGCCGGTGAAAATACCACCTGTGTAAAGGGATTGGGTGACATCGTTGACCTGACCGATGATATGACAGGTGATGCATTGTTTACTGCCCTGGGTGAGCCTGACGTGGTCACGGTGGAGCGTGAGCATGTTGATACAGCATTGCTGAAGACGCTGGTGCCGCACTGTGCCGTGTATCCGCAGCCAGAAGCGATTGAAGTATGTCAGCACCGTGGTCGTGAGAAAACCTTTCTGAATAGTCTGGGTATCCCAACAGCGAACTTCCGCGTGGCGAACAGCAACGATGCGTTGCAGGCTGCGATTGATGAGATGGGCACTCCGGTACTGATTAAATCATGTGAAGAAGGCTATGATGGCCGGGGGCAGTGGCTGATCGAAACTTCACAGCAACTGACCGACCTGCTGAATAGCGATACGGTTTTACCGGAAGTGGTTGTTGAAGGATTTGTGAAGTTTGAGCGGGAAGTATCTCTGGTGGCCGCGCGTTCACCGAACGGCGATATCAGCTGTTACCCGCTGGCAGAGAATCACCACAGCGGTGGTATTCTGCTGAGTTCAGTTGCGCCGGCGCCGGCGCTGACGGATGAGATGACTGCGCAGGCTAAAGAGATCGCAGATGCAATCTTTAATAAGCTGAATTATGTCGGTGTGCTGGCGATTGAGTTATTTGTCAGCGACGGCAAGCTGATTGTCAATGAGCTGGCGCCCCGGGTGCATAACAGCGGTCACTGGACTCAGATTGCAGGCATCTGTACACAGTTTGAAAACCACATGCGCGCAATTACGTCTGTTGGTCTGGGTACTACTGAGCCGACAGGTCATTCTGCCATGGTTAACCTGCTGGGCTGTGATCCGACCCCGGAAATGGTGGATATGAGCAACGTACAGCTGCATAAGTACAATAAGTCTCTGCGTCCGAACCGTAAGGTTGGTCATCTGAATCTGCGTCATAATAGTCTGGATGAGCTTCAGCAGCAGGTTGAGACGTTTAAGCAAGCACTCTACGGCTAA
- the rpoD gene encoding RNA polymerase sigma factor RpoD: MSDTSQQQSRLKELIARGKEQGYLTYAEVNDHLPEDIADPDQVEDIIRMINDMGISVSQEAPDADTLLMTEGDTAEEADEEAVAALAAVESDAGRTTDPVRMYMREMGTVELLTRQGEIEIAKRIEEGLREVMSGLAAFPGSVEAILGAYDATLEEEGRLSDIFSGYIDPDEGNEIPTAAPQPVADADSDDDDSDDDDEEKERGPDPEEAKRRFDLVRSTYITYLKAAESQGRDSKAAAKAFNELTNAFSPIKLAPRYYDMLVDNVRSAIDRIRRQERMIMQICTQRAKMPRRQFIKEFPGNETNTEWLQNLINSDAAYAPALKRHEIELKRAQKKLIQIEGDIHLTLNEMKDVNRRMSIGEARARRAKKEMVEANLRLVISIAKKYTNRGLQFLDLIQEGNIGLMKAVDKFEYRRGYKFSTYATWWIRQAITRSIADQARTIRIPVHMIETINKLNRISRQMLQEMGREPTPEELAERMDMPEDKIRKVLKIAKEPISMETPIGDDEDSSLGDFIEDVTIDSPVDSATGEGLREATKEVLAGLTAREAKVLRMRFGINMNTDHTLEEVGKQFDVTRERIRQIEAKALRKLRHPSRSDHLRGFLDDH, translated from the coding sequence ATGTCAGACACCTCCCAGCAGCAGTCACGCCTCAAGGAACTGATCGCACGCGGTAAGGAGCAAGGCTACCTTACATACGCCGAGGTCAATGACCATCTGCCAGAAGATATTGCCGATCCGGATCAGGTCGAAGACATTATTCGCATGATCAACGACATGGGTATTTCTGTATCTCAGGAAGCACCTGATGCCGATACCCTGCTGATGACCGAAGGCGATACAGCTGAAGAAGCAGACGAAGAAGCAGTCGCAGCACTGGCTGCTGTAGAATCTGACGCCGGTCGCACCACTGACCCTGTCCGTATGTACATGCGTGAAATGGGCACAGTAGAACTGCTGACCCGCCAGGGCGAGATTGAGATCGCAAAACGCATCGAAGAAGGCCTTCGTGAAGTCATGTCCGGCCTGGCTGCGTTCCCAGGTTCAGTAGAAGCGATTCTGGGCGCATACGACGCTACCCTGGAAGAAGAAGGCCGCCTGAGTGATATCTTCAGTGGTTATATCGATCCGGATGAAGGTAACGAAATCCCGACGGCCGCGCCTCAGCCGGTTGCTGATGCAGACTCTGACGATGATGACTCCGACGATGATGACGAAGAAAAAGAACGTGGTCCTGATCCGGAAGAAGCAAAACGCCGTTTCGATCTGGTACGCAGTACTTACATCACCTATCTGAAAGCAGCTGAAAGCCAGGGCCGCGACAGCAAAGCTGCCGCTAAAGCATTCAACGAACTGACCAATGCGTTCTCTCCAATCAAGCTGGCTCCGCGTTACTACGACATGCTGGTTGATAACGTCCGCAGCGCGATTGACCGTATCCGCCGCCAGGAACGTATGATCATGCAGATTTGCACCCAGCGTGCAAAAATGCCACGTCGCCAGTTTATTAAAGAATTCCCGGGTAATGAAACCAACACTGAATGGCTTCAGAACCTGATCAATTCAGATGCAGCCTATGCGCCTGCACTGAAGCGCCATGAAATTGAACTCAAGCGCGCGCAGAAAAAACTGATCCAGATTGAAGGCGATATCCATCTGACACTGAACGAGATGAAAGACGTTAACCGTCGCATGTCAATCGGTGAAGCACGTGCCCGTCGCGCGAAAAAGGAAATGGTGGAAGCCAACCTGCGTCTGGTAATCTCGATCGCCAAAAAGTACACCAACCGGGGTCTGCAATTCCTGGATCTGATCCAGGAAGGTAACATCGGTCTGATGAAAGCAGTGGATAAATTTGAATACCGTCGCGGTTATAAATTCTCCACATACGCAACCTGGTGGATCCGTCAGGCAATCACCCGCTCGATTGCTGACCAGGCACGTACTATCCGTATTCCGGTACATATGATCGAAACCATCAACAAGCTGAACCGTATCTCACGTCAGATGCTGCAGGAAATGGGTCGCGAACCTACCCCTGAAGAACTGGCTGAACGTATGGATATGCCTGAAGATAAGATTCGCAAGGTTCTGAAGATCGCTAAAGAACCTATCTCAATGGAAACCCCAATCGGTGATGACGAAGACTCAAGCCTGGGTGACTTCATTGAAGACGTAACCATTGACTCACCTGTTGACTCTGCAACCGGCGAAGGCCTGCGCGAAGCAACCAAGGAAGTTCTGGCTGGCCTGACAGCCCGTGAAGCCAAAGTGTTACGTATGCGTTTCGGTATCAATATGAACACTGACCACACCCTTGAAGAGGTTGGTAAGCAGTTTGATGTAACCCGTGAACGTATCCGTCAGATCGAAGCGAAAGCCCTTCGCAAGCTTCGCCACCCAAGCCGTTCAGACCACCTGCGCGGCTTCCTGGACGATCATTAA
- the dnaG gene encoding DNA primase, with protein sequence MAGKIPQSFIDDLLARINVLDIVESRVKLKRTGKNYSGLCPFHKEKSPSFTVNNEKQFYYCFGCGAGGNALGFIMEHDRLSFPEAVEELAKLAGVEVPRDESRVDHQRELRRKDIFALLEEAADFYQEQLKQHSQKAKAVDYLKGRGLTGKIAALFGIGYAPPGWDNLLKKLTQTEADKPRLEQAGMLIHKEESDRYYDRFRDRIMFPIRDMRGRVIAFGGRVLGDEKPKYLNSPETETFHKSRELYGLYEARKFNQQLTKLIIVEGYMDVVGLAQYGISYAVATLGTATTAQHLERIFKMVDEVIFCFDGDQAGRKAASRALETTLPVITDGKQARFLFLPDGEDPDSLVRQEGTENFEQRLQEALPLSDFFFRTLGEDADLNSLDGRASFSNQALPMIQLMQPSILQQMMQEKISELTGLSFEQLNSITNLQEATKTPQQPASQSYDYEPAMQYDDYPQPEYDQGGSYYENDYSGYDNNHQGNGDFSAKKKGRGNKGKGKFKNKNFRQDKQEFRPPQDLNIRITPASSAISILLHAPHLANGCELDFLAKSNSQTELLLYRLVDYLRVTPDATLGMLFVDWESDPELAGYLHTLNEISHLEPIQNTDSAQNVLSDSLQRLQERSIDQQIDELKSLKQRSAEDNQRLNQLLMQQHSSRSGR encoded by the coding sequence ATGGCAGGAAAAATCCCACAATCCTTCATTGATGATTTGCTCGCCCGCATTAATGTGCTGGACATTGTCGAGTCACGGGTAAAACTCAAGCGTACCGGCAAAAACTACTCAGGCCTTTGCCCGTTTCATAAAGAAAAATCCCCTTCGTTTACCGTCAACAACGAAAAACAGTTTTATTACTGCTTTGGCTGTGGCGCCGGCGGCAACGCTCTGGGCTTTATTATGGAACACGACCGGCTGAGCTTTCCCGAAGCAGTGGAAGAGCTTGCCAAACTGGCTGGCGTTGAAGTCCCCCGGGACGAATCCAGAGTTGATCATCAGCGGGAACTGCGGCGTAAAGATATCTTTGCCCTGCTGGAAGAAGCCGCTGATTTTTATCAGGAACAGCTTAAGCAACACAGCCAGAAAGCCAAAGCCGTCGACTATCTAAAAGGCCGGGGACTGACAGGTAAGATTGCCGCTCTTTTCGGCATTGGATACGCCCCGCCCGGCTGGGATAACCTGCTGAAAAAGCTGACCCAGACCGAGGCAGATAAGCCCCGGCTGGAGCAGGCCGGCATGCTGATCCACAAAGAAGAAAGCGATCGCTACTACGACCGTTTTCGCGACCGGATCATGTTTCCTATCCGCGATATGCGGGGCCGGGTTATTGCGTTCGGTGGCCGGGTACTTGGAGATGAAAAACCCAAATACCTGAACTCACCGGAAACCGAAACCTTCCATAAAAGCCGCGAGCTTTACGGCCTCTATGAAGCCCGCAAGTTTAATCAGCAGCTGACAAAACTGATCATTGTCGAAGGCTATATGGATGTCGTAGGTCTCGCTCAGTACGGCATCAGCTATGCGGTTGCCACTCTGGGTACCGCAACCACGGCCCAGCATCTGGAACGCATTTTCAAAATGGTCGATGAAGTCATCTTCTGTTTCGATGGCGATCAGGCCGGCCGCAAGGCAGCCAGCCGCGCGCTGGAAACTACGTTACCGGTCATTACCGATGGCAAACAGGCCCGCTTTCTGTTTTTACCGGACGGTGAAGATCCGGATAGCCTGGTTCGGCAGGAAGGCACTGAAAATTTTGAGCAACGCCTGCAGGAAGCACTGCCTCTGTCGGACTTTTTCTTCCGCACCCTAGGAGAAGATGCTGACCTGAACAGCCTCGACGGCCGCGCCAGCTTCAGTAATCAGGCACTGCCAATGATTCAACTGATGCAACCAAGCATTCTCCAACAAATGATGCAGGAAAAGATCAGCGAACTGACCGGGCTCAGCTTCGAGCAGCTGAACAGCATTACCAACCTGCAGGAAGCAACAAAAACGCCCCAGCAACCGGCCTCTCAAAGCTACGACTATGAACCCGCCATGCAATATGATGATTATCCGCAACCGGAATATGATCAGGGCGGCAGCTATTACGAAAACGATTACTCAGGTTATGACAATAACCATCAGGGTAACGGTGACTTTTCTGCAAAGAAAAAAGGCCGGGGCAACAAAGGAAAAGGCAAGTTCAAGAACAAGAATTTCCGTCAGGACAAACAGGAGTTCCGTCCCCCACAGGACCTGAACATCCGGATTACACCGGCGAGCAGCGCCATCTCTATACTGCTACATGCGCCCCATCTGGCAAACGGCTGCGAACTCGACTTTCTCGCCAAGAGCAACAGCCAGACCGAGCTGCTGCTTTACCGGTTAGTCGACTACCTGCGCGTGACACCTGATGCCACACTGGGAATGCTGTTTGTCGACTGGGAGTCGGACCCGGAACTGGCTGGCTACCTGCACACACTCAACGAAATTTCCCATCTGGAACCGATTCAGAATACGGACAGTGCACAAAATGTTCTCAGTGACTCTCTGCAACGCTTACAGGAGCGCAGCATTGATCAGCAGATTGATGAGCTGAAATCATTAAAACAGCGTTCAGCTGAAGATAATCAGCGTCTGAACCAGCTTTTAATGCAACAACATTCCAGCAGATCCGGGCGCTAA
- a CDS encoding GatB/YqeY domain-containing protein: MSDLKQRISDEMKAAMRAKQKDRLATIRMILAEIKRIEVDERITPDDARIVATLDKMQKQRRDSISQFEAADRNDLADIEKQELVVIKEFLPQALSEAELISIIDQAVTDSQAQSMQDMGKVMALVKPQVQGRADMGPISQLVKSRLTS, encoded by the coding sequence ATGTCTGACCTGAAGCAACGCATCAGTGATGAGATGAAAGCTGCAATGCGCGCCAAGCAAAAAGATCGCCTGGCAACCATCCGTATGATTCTGGCTGAAATCAAGCGCATCGAAGTCGATGAGCGGATTACACCTGACGATGCCCGTATTGTCGCCACGCTGGATAAAATGCAAAAACAGCGTCGCGATTCGATCAGCCAGTTTGAAGCGGCTGACCGAAATGATTTGGCCGATATTGAGAAGCAGGAACTTGTTGTAATTAAAGAGTTCCTGCCTCAGGCACTTTCAGAAGCTGAGCTCATCAGCATCATTGATCAGGCTGTCACTGATTCCCAGGCACAAAGTATGCAGGACATGGGTAAAGTAATGGCACTGGTTAAACCGCAGGTACAGGGCCGTGCCGACATGGGTCCGATCAGCCAGCTGGTTAAAAGCCGCCTGACCTCCTGA